The window ACGACCAGTTCCTGTCTCTGGAACAAAAATACTATCGCCAACAAAAATTTTGTCTTCTATTAAATAACTAAGGCAAGAAGGGGTGTGGCCAGGGGTATGAATAGCTTTAATTTTTATAGACCCTGCAAAAAACTCTTCTTGATCTTTAATTAATTTATCAAACTGACTGCCGTCGGTGGCTAAATGGGAAAGTTTAAAGATCGATTTAAATACGCTTTGTACTTCTGTAATATCTTTGCCAATAGCTACTAAAATATTAGGAAATTCTTTTTTAAAAAATTGAGAGGAACTAATATGATCGGCATGAGCATGAGTTTCTAAAACTAAAGAGGGTTTTAAATTATTACTTTTAATGTAATCCATTTGTTCGTTAAAACTGGTTGTACTATAAGTACCTTCTGTAGAATTAAAATCCAGCACAGGGTCTATAATTAAAGCATCTTTGCTTGCCGGGTCATAAACAATGTAACTAATTGTTCCGGTTATTTTTTCAAAAAATTCTTTTACTTCCATGTCCTCTACCTTTAAAGCTGCTATTTTTTACAACAATGATTTTTGTAATGCAGTGCAAATTTAGCTAAAAACATACCTGCAATTAAACTAAAAACTAATACTATTGCTTGAGTGTTAATAAGAAAGCTAGTTAAAGCAGGGCCTGGACAAAAACCAGAAATTCCCCAACCGGTACCAAAAAGAATAGAGCCAATAATTAGTTGTTTGTCCACTTTTCCCTGAGGAGGTATGAAAAACTCCTCATCTAGTAAAGGTTTATCTTTCTTTTTTATAACTAAATAATAGGCGGGCATATAAACTAGAATTGCTCCAGCCATTACTAGTAGTAAAAGAGGGTTCCAGTTACCCGTTACATCTAAAAAATCAATAATATTTTGCGGTTTAGTCATTCCCGAAATGGCTAAACCTGTTGCAAAAAGTAAACCTAAGTTAATTGCGATAATATTGTGTATAGTGTTTTTCATATTTTCCTATTTATTTATTTATTAGTTAGTTAAAAAATTTTCCTATTTATTATTTTTTAAAAAAATGTTTTCATCATCCAAACGCTTAGCATTCCTGAAACAATAAAAGTAACAGTGGCCACAAGAGAGCGAATAGAAAGGCGACTAGACCCACAAATACCATGCCCACTGGTACAACCATTACCTAGGTAAGTACCTGCTCCCACTAATAATCCTGATAATCCTATTCCCCAGTAATTTAAATAAGAGTTAATGGAAAATAATTGTGGTTGTTGAATGTTAAGTAACAAGCCCATAATGATTAAGCCAAATATAAAAGAAATTCTCCAGCCTTTGTCGGGGGCATTGTTAATAAAACTGCCCTTTAGCATGCCACTAATTCCAGCGATACGCCCATGAAATAATAATAATAAAATAGAGCTAAGCCCTATAAGGCCTCCTCCAAGGAAAGCTAGTAAATAGTCATTAAACATAAAAAACACCTTTTTTTGTTAGTTAAATATTGATATTCTTATGTATCTATTACACATAATTTACCAGTTCTTCAAGAGGGAAGTAAAAAAAAATATTTTTTTATATTTGAGCTAAAATTTTGTTTCTGATAGGTTAAAAAGAGGAATATGGGGGCAATAGATAGTGGTAATAAAAAGTAAAATTTACTTTTGTAATTTTAGGAAAAAATGCTGATTTTATTTTGTGCATTAGGGATTGGTGGAGTAGTAGGCCTTTTGGGTTTTGGCCCAGCCCTTTTAAGTTTGCCCGTTTTATTATACATAAAAGGGGATAGCTTTACCTCTGCGGTTTTAATGTCCTTAATTATAGGGATGGTTTTTTCCAGTGTTGCTGGTTGGAGCCGCATTTCTGATATTTCTATAAAAAAAGCGGCCGTATTTTTTCCGCTAGCCGCTTTAGGTTCCTCTTTTGGTGTCCATTATTCTACAAGTCTTATAGAGTTTTGGCGTGTGATATTATTATCCGTAGTGAGTTTTATTGCAGTGGGCTTAATTTTTTATAGATTATATAAAGACAAAGTAGGGCGAAGAGCAAACACGCAGCAGTTAAGTAGCAAAGCCCGTGTAGTGAATATTTTCTTTTTTTTATGCTGTAGTTATATTGTGGGGTTTTTGTCTGCAATCCTTGGTGTCAGTGGAGGCTTTTTAATGACGCCACTGTTTATAGTAGCATTTTCTTTACCACTTTCTGTAGCTGTAGCCACTAGTCTATTTTTAAGTGTGGTAAATTCTATAATAGCGTTATTTTTTTATTACCAAAGCCAACCTTTAAATAATTTTTTAAAATTAGATTGGTATTTTTTATTACAATTTTTAATTATAGGAATACTAGGGGTTATTGTAGGTGTAAAATTTGCAAAACGATGTCCCTCGGTTGTGTTAAAAAAACTATTGGCAGGTTCTTTGTTTTTATTGGGCTTATGGAACCTTTATCAGGTTTTTTAAAACTAAATAGTAGACATTAAGCACGAAGCTAGTTATTAAATACAGAAAGTAAAAAAGTCAGGGGAGTTGTTATGCAAATGGATGAAATCTATAAAATATATAAAAATGTTCCCGAAGGGGAATTGTTACTAGATGTTAGGCGTCCTGACGAATTTGCAGAAGCCAGAATTCCCTCCTCTATAAACATTACTCATACAGAGGTGGGCAAACAGGCCGAGCAATTAAAAAAATATACTAAAATTTATGTATATTGTAGGTCTGGGGGAAGGTCTCAAGTGGCTGCTCAAATATTACAAGAAGCAGGCCTTACTAATTTATACTGCATTAAAGACTCAGGAATGATGGACTGGATAGCTGCTGGCTATGAAGTAAAATCGTAGGGGTCTGTCCTCTAAAAAATAAGTAATTATTATGAATAGAAATTTAGCTTTAGAGTTTGTTAGAGTAACAGAGGCCGCTGCCTTGGCTAGTTCGCGTTGGATGGGGCGAGGCGACGAAAAGCAGGCCGACCAAGCTGCGGTAACGGCCATGCGCACGGCATTTAATTCGGTTTTAATGAAAGGCCAAGTGGTTATTGGAGAAGGCGAAAGGGATAAGGCACCTATGCTTTATATTGGAGAGCCTGTGGGTTTTGCTCACACAAAAGAAGCAAAAAAAATTCAAAATACAGAAATTTTCCCCGAAATTGATATTGCCTTAGATCCTTTAGAGGGAACCACAATTTGCGCCAAGGGAGGGGTGGGTGCTACCTCTGTTATTGCTGCGGCCAAAAAAGGTAATTTACTACATGCTCCCGATATTTATATGGATAAGTTAGCTTGTGGGCCTAAAGGCAAAGGCTGTTTAAGTTTAGACAACACGCCTGCCAAAAACATTAGTATTTTAAGTGAAAAATTAAAGAAGCCAATTTCTGATTTAACCGTGGTGGTTTTAGAGCGACCTCGCCATGAAGAGCTGATTAAGCAAGTTAGAGATACGGGTGCTCGTATTTGCTTAATTGATGATGGAGATGTTTCTGCAGGTATTGCTACTTGTACGCAAGGCTCGGGTATTGATTTGCTTTTAGGTATTGGAGGGGCTCCAGAGGGAGTAATTACTGCGGCGGCTATTAAATGTTTAGATGGAGATTTTCAAGGCCGTTTGCTATTTTCTAATGAAGAAGAAAAACAAAGAGCCAGCAAGATGGGCATTTCTGATTATAATAAAATTTATCATTTAGAGCAATTAGCAACAGGGCCTGTATTATTTGCAGCTACAGGGGTAACCGATGGTCCTTTTTTAAAAGGGGTTCGACACTTAGGCAAAGGTAGGGTGCAGACCCATTCTGTGGTTTTTCGTTCGCAAACAAAAACGCATCGTTATATTCAAGCAGAACATAGTTTAAAGTTTTGAAAAAAATATAAAGGTTATTGTTTTTATTGGGTAATTAAGTACAAAATAAGCTTATGTTATTAAGTGTATTTCAGTTATTCTTGCGATGGCTGGTTTTTATAGCCGTTATATGGCCTGTACGCGCAGGGGCAGTGGCTTTGCCCTCTTCTAGCTCTGTTAAACCCGTGTATTGGCAAAGCTTTTCTTTTTCTGTTTCGCTTCCAAAAAATATTAACCCACAAGTGTGTAATTCTTCTTTTGTTACTAAGTATTTTAAAGCAGAAAAAGATTTAATGACTGCTTCTATAGCTTATGTAAAACAGCACACAAATAATTTAAAGCAACTTTATGCGCAGGTTGATTTAGATTTAAAAAAAAAGCAGATAGAGAAAGATAAGTGGACAGAAAAAAAAGTAGGATTAAACCACTTAAATCAGTATGCAGAATCTTTGTATATTGTTTCGGATAATTTAATTGTTTTTTTTAATCAACTAAAAATTTGTTGGAAAGAAAGAAGTTCTAGTTTTATTTCTTTACAAAAAGTAATTAAAAACTATAGGCTTCAAGATGCTTTACTTGCAGAGGTTATGTTTTATTTTTCAGATCAGTTGCAGCAAGTTTTTTCTTTATTAAATAAAAATAGTTTAAGTGTTCAAGATAAAAAACAAATTTTAGATAAAGGAAAGGCAATAATGCAGGTGTCTGAAGAAATGCAAGCTATGTTATTAGCTAATTACGCTATTTTAAGCAAAGACTTAAGATACAGTGTTAAAGTTTACTAGGAAAGGTAAAAAAAGGAAGTTTTATGGCCTTTGTTAAAAAAGAAGAAAATTTTAAGTGCACTGCCAAGCAACTATTTGATATTTTATCAGATTACGAAAGTTATCCTGATTTTTTAGCAGATGTAAAAGGTATTAGTATTTTAAAATCTACAAAAACTTATAAAATTATTGAGTACACAGTAGCAATTATTAAAAATGTTACTTATCAGCTGCGAGTAAAAGAAAAAAAGAATAAAGAAATTACTTGGACTTTAGAGTCTGGGTTACTTTTTAAATCTTTAGAGGGTTCGTGGGTTTTAAAAGAATCTAAAACCAAAAAAGGAACGACAGATGTAATTTACGAAGTAGAGATGAAATTAAAATTTTTTGCTCCTAAACTTATTGAAAAAACTTTAGTAGAAGTTAATTTAAAAACTATGATGAAATCTTTCAAAAAAAGAGTAAAACAGCTTTATGGATAAGCTAATTTTATTCCAATTATTATGTTTTGTCATTTAGAGCATCAGTTATTATCTTTTTATAAAAATCAAAAACTTCCTGTGGAGTCTAGCATTTATTTAGCGGTATCGGGTGGTTTAGATTCTATGGCTATGTTAGCCCTCCATCAAAAATTAAAAAAAGCTTTAAAAATACACTTAACAGTAGTGCATTTTCATCATGGAGAGGTAT is drawn from Pseudobdellovibrionaceae bacterium and contains these coding sequences:
- a CDS encoding MBL fold metallo-hydrolase, whose amino-acid sequence is MEVKEFFEKITGTISYIVYDPASKDALIIDPVLDFNSTEGTYSTTSFNEQMDYIKSNNLKPSLVLETHAHADHISSSQFFKKEFPNILVAIGKDITEVQSVFKSIFKLSHLATDGSQFDKLIKDQEEFFAGSIKIKAIHTPGHTPSCLSYLIEDKIFVGDSIFVPETGTGRCDFPKGDAKTLFHSVKQKLYTLNEDTKVYVAHNYPEKGEPLHFQTTIKDLKENNIHIKEDTKLEDFLKFRKDRDKQLNSPKLLFQSIQININAGKFETDENGNAFLKMPMFKG
- a CDS encoding YeeE/YedE family protein, translating into MKNTIHNIIAINLGLLFATGLAISGMTKPQNIIDFLDVTGNWNPLLLLVMAGAILVYMPAYYLVIKKKDKPLLDEEFFIPPQGKVDKQLIIGSILFGTGWGISGFCPGPALTSFLINTQAIVLVFSLIAGMFLAKFALHYKNHCCKK
- a CDS encoding YeeE/YedE family protein; this encodes MFNDYLLAFLGGGLIGLSSILLLLFHGRIAGISGMLKGSFINNAPDKGWRISFIFGLIIMGLLLNIQQPQLFSINSYLNYWGIGLSGLLVGAGTYLGNGCTSGHGICGSSRLSIRSLVATVTFIVSGMLSVWMMKTFF
- a CDS encoding sulfite exporter TauE/SafE family protein; this encodes MLILFCALGIGGVVGLLGFGPALLSLPVLLYIKGDSFTSAVLMSLIIGMVFSSVAGWSRISDISIKKAAVFFPLAALGSSFGVHYSTSLIEFWRVILLSVVSFIAVGLIFYRLYKDKVGRRANTQQLSSKARVVNIFFFLCCSYIVGFLSAILGVSGGFLMTPLFIVAFSLPLSVAVATSLFLSVVNSIIALFFYYQSQPLNNFLKLDWYFLLQFLIIGILGVIVGVKFAKRCPSVVLKKLLAGSLFLLGLWNLYQVF
- a CDS encoding rhodanese-like domain-containing protein, producing the protein MDEIYKIYKNVPEGELLLDVRRPDEFAEARIPSSINITHTEVGKQAEQLKKYTKIYVYCRSGGRSQVAAQILQEAGLTNLYCIKDSGMMDWIAAGYEVKS
- the glpX gene encoding class II fructose-bisphosphatase gives rise to the protein MNRNLALEFVRVTEAAALASSRWMGRGDEKQADQAAVTAMRTAFNSVLMKGQVVIGEGERDKAPMLYIGEPVGFAHTKEAKKIQNTEIFPEIDIALDPLEGTTICAKGGVGATSVIAAAKKGNLLHAPDIYMDKLACGPKGKGCLSLDNTPAKNISILSEKLKKPISDLTVVVLERPRHEELIKQVRDTGARICLIDDGDVSAGIATCTQGSGIDLLLGIGGAPEGVITAAAIKCLDGDFQGRLLFSNEEEKQRASKMGISDYNKIYHLEQLATGPVLFAATGVTDGPFLKGVRHLGKGRVQTHSVVFRSQTKTHRYIQAEHSLKF
- a CDS encoding polyketide cyclase, coding for MAFVKKEENFKCTAKQLFDILSDYESYPDFLADVKGISILKSTKTYKIIEYTVAIIKNVTYQLRVKEKKNKEITWTLESGLLFKSLEGSWVLKESKTKKGTTDVIYEVEMKLKFFAPKLIEKTLVEVNLKTMMKSFKKRVKQLYG